A window of the Phaseolus vulgaris cultivar G19833 chromosome 5, P. vulgaris v2.0, whole genome shotgun sequence genome harbors these coding sequences:
- the LOC137835095 gene encoding pentatricopeptide repeat-containing protein At1g53600, mitochondrial — MKQHFRTLQQRITKLKQFQFKLNPKLNDSTNSGVRDSKFLIQCNKQITENGRNGNVNEAESVFQRMPIKNTASWTAMLTVYSQNGQIENARKVFDQMPYRTTVSYNAMISAYIRNGCNVAKAYELFSVFSERNLVSYAAMITGFVKARKFHMAEELYREAPPEFRDPACSNALINGYLKVGEVNEALQVFENMVERDVVSWTAMVDGLCRDGRVAAARELFDRMPEKNVVSWSAMIDGYMGKGFFQEGFSLFTDMRREGLVDVNSTTVTIMFKACGNYCRMPEGMQIHGLVSRLGFELESVLSNSVITMYCMFGCTDMADKVFCMVSDKDIVTWNSLISGYVHNNEVEAAYRVFERMPEKNLISWTAMITGFTKSGRIVNAIELFNMLPVKDDFVWTTIISGFVNNREYEEALHWYARMIWECRPNPLTISSVLAASAALVALNEGLQIHTCILKMNLEYNLSVQNSLISFYSKCGNVIDAHRIFLDVIEPNVISYNSIINGFGQNGFGKEALCIYKKMQSEGHEANHVTFLAVLSACTHAGLVEEGWNLFNSMKSRFGIEPEADHYACIVDLLGRAGLLDEAVDLISSMPFKPHSGVWGAILGASNTYFRLDLAKLAAQNITELEPKNATPYVVLSNMYSASGEKIDSDLVRKTKNFKGIKKSPGCSWITMKDEVHLFLAGDQSHGNIEEMKAIILTMDREMQLLYHCGC; from the coding sequence ATGAAGCAGCACTTCAGAACTTTACAACAACGAATCACTAAGTTGAAGCAATTTCAGTTCAAGCTTAATCCGAAACTTAATGACTCCACAAACAGTGGTGTTAGAGACAGCAAATTTTTGATTCAGTGCAACAAACAGATCACAGAGAATGGACGAAATGGCAACGTGAATGAGGCAGAATCAGTATTCCAGAGGATGCCCATAAAGAACACTGCCTCTTGGACCGCCATGCTCACTGTCTATTCCCAAAATGGCCAAATAGAAAATGCCCGCAAAGTGTTCGACCAAATGCCTTATAGAACTACGGTTTCGTATAACGCTATGATCTCCGCTTATATCCGCAATGGTTGCAACGTGGCCAAAGCTTATGAGCTGTTTTCAGTTTTTTCTGAACGCAACTTGGTCTCGTATGCTGCCATGATCACGGGTTTTGTAAAGGCACGGAAGTTCCACATGGCTGAAGAACTGTACCGTGAGGCTCCACCCGAGTTCCGGGACCCTGCTTGTTCAAATGCGTTGATAAATGGATATTTGAAGGTAGGTGAAGTGAATGAGGCGTTGCAGGTTTTTGAGAACATGGTTGAGAGGGATGTGGTTTCTTGGACTGCCATGGTTGATGGTTTGTGCAGGGATGGGAGGGTTGCTGCTGCTAGGGAGCTGTTTGACAGGATGCCTGAGAAAAAcgtggtttcttggagtgcaatgATAGATGGGTACATGGGGAAAGGTTTCTTTCAAGAAGGTTTTTCCTTGTTTACAGATATGAGGAGGGAAGGTTTGGTTGATGTTAATTCTACCACAGTGACTATCATGTTTAAAGCTTGCGGAAATTATTGTAGGATGCCAGAGGGCATGCAAATACATGGGTTGGTTTCACGCTTGGGATTTGAATTGGAAAGTGTTTTGAGTAATTCCGTGATTACTATGTATTGCATGTTTGGTTGCACAGACATGGCAGACAAAGTATTTTGTATGGTGAGCGACAAAGATATAGTTACTTGGAATTCTTTAATTTCTGGATATGTTCATAACAATGAAGTGGAAGCTGCGTATAGGGTTTTTGAGCGTATGCCAGAGAAAAACTTGATCTCTTGGACAGCAATGATCACAGGGTTTACTAAGAGTGGAAGAATTGTAAATGCCATAGAGCTTTTTAATATGTTGCCAGTGAAGGATGATTTTGTTTGGACGACTATTATATCGGGGTTTGTAAATAATAGGGAGTATGAGGAAGCTTTGCATTGGTATGCTCGGATGATTTGGGAATGTAGGCCAAATCCTTTAACTATTAGTAGTGTTCTCGCAGCTTCTGCTGCTTTGGTGGCGCTAAATGAAGGGCTACAGATTCATACCTGTATTCTGAAAATGAACCTAGAGTATAATTTGTCTGTACAAAACTCTCTTATATCATTTTACTCCAAGTGTGGGAATGTGATTGATGCCCACAGGATTTTCTTAGATGTAATTGAACCAAATGTCATCTCTTATAACTCAATCATCAATGGGTTTGGACAAAATGGTTTTGGCAAAGAGGCTCTCTGTATCTATAAAAAAATGCAGAGTGAAGGCCATGAAGCGAACCATGTTACTTTCCTTGCTGTCCTTTCAGCCTGTACTCATGCAGGATTAGTTGAAGAGGGATGGAACTTATTTAACTCCATGAAATCACGTTTTGGAATTGAGCCAGAAGCTGATCACTATGCTTGCATTGTCGATCTCCTTGGCCGTGCAGGTTTGCTTGATGAAGCTGTTGATCTAATAAGTTCAATGCCATTTAAGCCCCATTCTGGGGTTTGGGGGGCTATTCTTGGTGCAAGCAATACCTACTTTCGTCTTGACCTTGCTAAGCTTGCAGCTCAAAACATTACTGAGCTGGAGCCTAAAAATGCAACTCCTTATGTGGTACTATCTAACATGTATTCTGCTTCTGGTGAGAAGATTGACAGTGACTTAGTAAGAAAGACCAAAAATTttaaaggaataaaaaaaagtccAGGTTGTAGTTGGATTACAATGAAAGATGAGGTTCATCTGTTTCTTGCAGGGGATCAATCACATGGTAATATTGAAGAAATGAAAGCCATAATACTGACTATGGATAGGGAAATGCAGTTGTTGTATCATTGTGGGTGCTGA
- the LOC137835096 gene encoding probable disease resistance protein At4g27220 — translation MDSKIGESTTEHVRRQLGYITSYRSNHAKLIKEVEILEFRKSCVQEMVKKAKRNGEKILNNVQIWLKKMDATIVEANTLIFNGIQANYPMNIPNIQFRHQHSKKLQKMMHEIDQVLAEGFFDTISKPPILKEIQQVLKDPNIYKIGLYGIDGVGKTTLAKELAQEVKKDGSFDVVAMAEVTDSPNVENIQGQIANALALKFDEETKEERAEKLRRRIRKEKNILVILDDIWEKADLAELGIPFGDDHKGCKLLLTSERLNVLKRQMGTQKIFRLELLSDEDSWELFEKIAGQDIKLITTNNYGSALDEINFIVENVPKCCNGLPLFIVVVAKALRTKDLSTWKDALKQLKGLNEKGNFKEVVCPLELGYRYLKSNELRTLLLSIVSLGPGRISKINSIHTGELFSCYWGLYGDSYELTKARNKYYKLIDDLRASSFLIEVEIEYVRMHDSVRDTAKAISSRTHLTYEVPNFTHKEQWDIDQLKKCHYINFPSYNLDELPEKLDCPELKLMSLKSNLGHLTIPDNFFVGMGEVKVLNLHRMNFAPSPPPSFRLLTNLRSLNLYECVLDDITIVAELTNLEIVSLERSKIQELPKDIGQLAYLRMLNLTNCCQLKTIPKNLISSLTCLEELYMGNCNIQWEGEGGESQTNHASLGELRNLNQLTTLDLSIHDASVLPADMDVFKQLQRYNISIGNMWKWSSLWSGDAREISRTLKLVDSLNTLIFLNRGVQMLFTTIEELSLGKLNFVDDVSYQLNTEAFQNLRHLYVQNSDAFRNLETLILCNLRDMYGPLAKQTLLLCNLRVMEDISYGPLATQCFEKLQVFKVQDCYKLKKLLSYSIAKNLSQLQEIEIVNCTAMEEIVYEEKLEDENMHNIKYNATLCFEKLQVIKVHHCHKLKKLLPYSLAKSLSKLQELEIFDCSDMEEIIYEEKLEIENLHNMKDFGTHCFQKLQVIKVQGCHKLKKLLPYSFAENLSQLQEMEILNCTVMEEIISEEKLEDENLHNMKDIGIHPFEKLQVINVQSCHKLKKLLPYALAKNLPQLQEMKIFQCKVLEEIISEEKLEDGKEFSKIMLPKLRSLTLNTLPKLRSFSLPLEINKDDGSIPLPLFNQKVSSPKLDMLVIINLNCLNSIWYNQQTPNSVSNLKEIKITGCHALHHVFPTAVAKELLQLQVLEISTSKIEMIVEDNNIQHAPDEITLPKLEQLKLEYLPRLTKFCQESYNLKFPSLKTVEIIGCNLKSSGHVDLTTRTELEWGGKNGQKDNELNLFNEKVAMPNLENLKLSNIGSYGKIWDEKLRVPFHSKNLKDLIADDYLNHTESLFSSSTARELTKLKHLEILSCPALMEIFVQQEKVTFPNLETLFINGMNGLNSIWNNFQGPNSFHKLNKIQIIGCRSLHHVFPVVVAKELQQLQVLQISRSSNIENIVVKSLSGGALRKHKNNSDAVFMPFKENKGDDADEIVFMNLKELYLEHLLRLGSFCEESYNFRFLALEKVRVIRCPNMKTFCYGNVSAPCLSNVRFGWTENLRWDGDLNTTVQRVFKRMEIESKT, via the exons ATGGATTCTAAAATTGGTGAATCCACGACTGAACATGTTAGACGTCAATTAGGATACATAACCTCCTACAGAAGTAACCATGCAAAGCTCATAAAGGAGGTTGAAATCCTGGAATTCAGAAAAAGTTGTGTGCAAGAAATGGTTAAAAAGGCTAAAAGAAATGGagaaaaaattttaaataatgtcCAGATTTGGTTGAAGAAAATGGATGCAACAATTGTTGAGGCAAATACTCTTATTTTCAATGGTATCCAAGCAAATTATCCGATGAACATTCCCAATATACAGTTTAGGCACCAGCATAGCAAGAAATTGCAGAAGATGATGCATGAGATTGATCAAGTCCTAGCAGAAGGATTTTTTGATACAATTTCTAAACCAccaatattaaaagaaattcaACAAGTGTTGAAAGATCCTAACATCTACAAGATTGGGTTGTATGGGATTGATGGCGTGGGAAAAACAACACTAGCGAAAGAGTTAGCTCAAGAAGTCAAGAAAGATGGTTCTTTTGATGTTGTAGCTATGGCTGAGGTGACCGATTCTCCAAATGTGGAAAATATTCAAGGCCAAATTGCTAATGccttggctctgaaatttgatGAGGAGACTAAAGAAGAGAGAGCGGAAAAATTGCGTCGAAGGATAAGAAAggagaagaatattcttgttaTTTTGGATGATATTTGGGAGAAAGCTGATTTGGCGGAACTGGGGATTCCTTTTGGTGATGACCATAAAGGATGCAAGTTATTGTTGACATCTGAACGACTTAATGTGCTTAAACGTCAAATGGGTACTCAAAAAATTTTCAGACTTGAGCTTTTATCTGATGAGGATAGCTGGGAGTTGTTTGAGAAGATTGCGGGTCAAGATATCAAATTGATTACCACAAACAATTATGGTTCTGCGTTGGATGAAATAAATTTCATTGTAGAAAATGTGCCTAAGTGTTGCAATGGTTTGCCCCTTTTTATAGTTGTTGTGGCAAAGGCTTTAAGAACAAAGGACCTCTCAACATGGAAGGATGCCTTGAAGCAATTGAAAGGATTGAATGAAAAAGGAAATTTTAAGGAAGTTGTGTGCCCTTTAGAATTAGGCTATCGTTATTTAAAAAGTAATGAACTGAGGACATTGTTGTTATCCATTGTTTCACTTGGACCTGGCCGCAtct ccaaaatcaacagcATCCACACTGGAGAACTATTTTCATGCTATTGGGGATTATATGGAGATTCTTACGAATTAACAAAGGcaagaaataaatattacaaattaattGATGATCTTAGGGCATCTTCATTTTTGATTGAAGTTGAAATTGAGTACGTTAGAATGCATGATAGTGTTCGTGATACGGCCAAAGCAATATCCTCAAGGACTCACCTGACTTATGAAGTACCAAATTTCACACATAAGGAGCAATGGGACATAGATCAACTTAAAAAATGTCATTATATTAACTTTCCTTCGTATAATTTAGATGAGCTTCCTGAGAAGCTAGATTGTCCAGAGTTGAAGCTAATGTCACTGAAAAGCAATCTTGGCCACTTAACAATCCCTGATAACTTTTTTGTTGGGATGGGAGAAGTGAAGGTTCTTAATTTACATCGAATGAACTTTGCCCCTTCCCCACCTCCTTCTTTTCGTCTCTTGACAAACCTTAGATCATTGAATCTGTATGAATGTGTATTGGATGATATAACAATTGTTGCAGAACTCACAAATTTAGAAATTGTCTCCCTTGAAAGATCTAAAATTCAGGAGCTCCCAAAAGATATAGGACAATTGGCTTACCTTAGAATGTTGAATTTAACAAACTGCTGTCAGTTAAAAACCATCCCCAAAAATCTTATATCTAGCTTAACATGCTTGGAGGAGTTGTATATGGGGAATTGTAATATTCAATGGGAGGGTGAAGGAGGAGAAAGCCAAACTAACCATGCAAGTCTAGGTGAGCTAAGGAATTTGAATCAGCTTACAACTTTGGACTTGTCAATCCATGATGCTTCAGTTTTACCTGCAGATATGGATGTATTTAAACAGCTACAAAGATACAACATATCCATTGGGAATATGTGGAAGTGGTCTTCATTATGGTCTGGCGATGCTAGGGAAATTTCAAGAACACTTAAGCTTGTTGACTCTTTGAATACACTCATTTTTTTAAATCGTGGGGTACAAATGCTATTCACTACAATTGAGGAACTGAGCTTaggtaaattaaattttgttgatGATGTGTCTTATCAACTGAATACGGAAGCTTTTCAAAATTTGAGACATTTATATGTCCAAAACAGTGATGCTTTCCGAAATTTGGAGACACTGATTCTTTGCAATCTGCGTGATATGTATGGTCCACTTGCAAAACAGACATTGCTTCTCTGCAATCTGCGTGTTATGGAAGACATAAGCTATGGTCCACTTGCAACAcagtgttttgaaaaactgcaAGTTTTTAAAGTCCAAGATTGTTATAAGTTGAAGAAATTGCTTTCGTATTCTATTGCGAAAAACCTTTCTCAACTTCAAGAGATTGAAATTGTCAATTGTACTGCCATGGAAGAGATCGTATATGAGGAAAAACTCGAGGATGAAAACATGcataatataaaatacaatgccacgctttgttttgaaaaacttcaagTTATTAAAGTCCATCATTGtcataaattgaaaaaattactTCCGTATTCCCTTGCTAAAAGCCTTTCCAAACTTCAGGAGTTGGAAATTTTCGACTGTTCAGATATGGAAGAGATCATATATGAGGAAAAACTTGAGATTGAAAATCTGCATAATATGAAAGATTTTGGCACACATTGTTTTCAAAAACTTCAAGTTATTAAAGTCCAGGGTTGTCATAAATTGAAGAAATTACTTCCGTATTCCTTTGCTGAAAACCTTTCTCAACTTCAGGAGATGGAAATTTTGAACTGTACGGTTATGGAAGAGATCATATCTGAGGAAAAACTTGAGGATGAAAATCTGCATAATATGAAAGATATTGGCATACATCCTTTTGAAAAACTTCAAGTTATTAATGTCCAAAGTTGTCATAAGTTGAAGAAATTACTTCCATATGCCCTTGCTAAAAACCTTCCTCAGCTTCAGGAGATGAAAATTTTCCAATGTAAAGTTCTAGAAGAGATCATATCTGAGGAAAAACTTGAGGATGGGAAAGAATTTTCCAAGATCATGCTCCCTAAATTGCGTTCTCTTACGTTGAATACATTACCTAAGCTTCGAAGTTTTAGTTTGCCATTGGAAATAAATAAGGATGATGGATCAATtcctttgccattattcaatcaAAAG GTTAGTTCCCCAAAATTGGATATGCTGGTTATTATCAACTTGAATTGTTTGAACTCAATATGGTACAATCAACAAACTCCAAATTCTGTAAGCAAtctgaaagaaataaaaattactgGATGTCATGCCCTGCATCATGTTTTTCCAACTGCTGTGGCTAAGGAGCTTCTCCAGCTCCAAGTGCTTGAAATATCCACATCTAAGATAGAGATGATTGTTGAAGATAATAATATTCAACACGCACCAGATGAGATTACTTTACCAAAATTGGAGCAATTAAAGTTGGAATACTTGCCAAGGCTCACAAAGTTTTGCCAAGAAAGTTACAACTTAAAATTTCCTTCATTGAAAACAGTAGAGATAATTGGATGTAATTTGAAGTCTTCTGGTCATGTAGACTTAACCACAAGAACAGAGCTTGAATGGGGAGGTAAAAATGGTCAAAAGGATAATGAGCTTAATCTGTTCAACGAAAAG GTTGCAATGCCCAACCTTGAAAACTTGAAGTTGTCTAACATCGGTTCATATGGGAAGATATGGGATGAAAAATTGCGAGTCCCCTTTCACAGTAAAAACTTGAAGGATTTGATAGCGGACGATTATCTCAATCACACAGAAAGTTTGTTCTCATCCTCGACAGCTAGAGAACTAACAAAACTGAAACATCTTGAGATTCTATCTTGCCCTGCATTGATGGAGATATTTGTCCAACAAGAGAAG GTTACATTCCCAAACTTGGAGACACTGTTTATCAATGGCATGAATGGTCTGAATTCAATATGGAACAACTTTCAAGGTCCAAATTCTTTTCACAAGCtgaataaaatacaaattataggATGTCGTTCCCTGCATCATGTTTTTCCAGTTGTTGTGGCTAAGGAGCTTCAACAGCTTCAAGTGCTTCAAATATCAAGGTCTAGTAACATAGAGAACATTGTTGTAAAGAGTCTTAGTGGTGGTGCCCTTCGCAAGCATAAGAATAATAGTGATGCAGTTTTTATGccatttaaagaaaataaaggtGATGATGCAGATGAGATAGTTTTTATGAATTTGAAAGAATTGTACTTGGAGCACTTACTAAGGCTTGGAAGCTTTTGCGAGGAAAGTTATAACTTCAGGTTTCTAGCCCTAGAAAAAGTACGTGTGATTAGATGTCCCAATATGAAAACTTTTTGTTATGGAAATGTAAGCGCACCCTGTCTCTCAAATGTACGATTTGGATGGACTGAAAATCTTCGTTGGGATGGTGATCTTAATACCACTGTGCAAAG AGTTTTCAAACGTATGGAAATTGAGTCTAAGACATAA